A genomic stretch from Solanum stenotomum isolate F172 chromosome 8, ASM1918654v1, whole genome shotgun sequence includes:
- the LOC125873688 gene encoding agamous-like MADS-box protein AGL80 — translation MPRNKVIFALIENETDRKVPYKKRHKGFLKKALELMTLCDIEMAAIIHSPYSDEPKVFPNHGAAINTFRKFKELATFERLKNMVTRDEFTEERIKKLEKSLLKVRKENRIKEITNVMHEVLNGKTISIDMNPGYLNDRSYVIKKNLERVREAMKKNVSDKGSTSNVPQSMPSTTMTFVMPSSIIDPPLYDPVPYSMTPQMDPSEEIPQWVH, via the coding sequence ATGCCTAGAAACAAAGTAATATTTGCTTTGATTGAAAATGAAACTGATAGAAAAGTTCCATacaagaaaagacataaagggtTCTTGAAAAAGGCACTAGAACTCATGACTCTTTGTGACATTGAAATGGCTGCCATCATCCATAGTCCTTATAGTGATGAACCTAAGGTGTTTCCCAATCATGGTGCTGCAATCAACACCTTTCGAAAGTTTAAAGAATTGGCAACATTTGAGAGATTAAAAAATATGGTGACAAGAGATGAATTCACCGAAGAAAGAATCAAGAAGTTGGAGAAAAGCCTACTAAAGGTAAGAAAGGAAAATAGAATAAAGGAAATTACGAATGTGATGCATGAAGTGTTGAATGGAAAAACTATTTCTATTGACATGAATCCTGGCTATCTCAATGATCGAAGTTATGTGATCAAGAAGAACCTTGAACGAGTACGTGAAGCAATGAAAAAGAATGTTAGTGATAAGGGGTCTACATCCAATGTCCCTCAATCCATGCCTTCAACAACAATGACTTTTGTGATGCCTTCATCCATTATAGATCCTCCATTGTATGATCCAGTGCCTTATTCAATGACACCACAAATGGACCCTTCAGAGGAGATCCCCCAATGGGtacattaa